One stretch of Arachis hypogaea cultivar Tifrunner chromosome 20, arahy.Tifrunner.gnm2.J5K5, whole genome shotgun sequence DNA includes these proteins:
- the LOC112785930 gene encoding uncharacterized protein: MINRLCIEALDRTMQDILRFKNVHSLDQPFGGKTVVFGGDFRQILPVIPKSSRQDIVNAIINSSYIWDSCKLLSLTRNMRLQVDMDEERNNEIKEFVEWILAVGDGRFGTSMDEIDKIKIPEDILINDWDDPIVSICKATYPDLFLGANCVSYVKERAILAPTLQMMDEINNYMMSLNPAEAKTYYSSDTTCQTEANNDILTSIHTPEFLKTIRCSRVPNHELTLKVGTPIMLLRKIDHSAGLCNGTRLVITNLGKHIIEAKSLSGNGLGEKVYIPRMTLTPFDNRIPFRFQRRQFSIMVSYAMSINKSQGQSLSNVGLILKKPVFTHGQLYVAVSRVTHRRGLKILICHNEHKTTEIDNVVYKKVFRNLA, translated from the coding sequence ATGATTAATAGACTTTGCATTGAAGCACTTGACAGGACAATGCAAGATATTCTAAGATTCAAGAATGTTCACAGTCTCGACCAGCCTTTTGGAGGTAAGACAGTTGTTTTTGGTGGTGATTTTCGACAAATATTACCTGTGATACCAAAGAGTAGCAGACAAGACATTGTTAATGCAATAATCAATTCCTCATATATATGGGATAGTTGTAAGTTGTTGTCACTCACGAGAAACATGCGTCTCCAAGTTGACATGGATGAGGAAAGAAACAATGAGATAAAAGAATTTGTTGAATGGATTTTGGCCGTTGGAGATGGCAGGTTTGGAacatccatggatgagattgacaAGATAAAAATTCCCGAAGATATTCTCATCAATGATTGGGATGATCCTATAGTCTCTATATGCAAAGCAACATACCCTGATTTGTTTTTGGGTGCAAATTGTGTATCCTATGTCAAAGAAAGAGCCATACTTGCACCCACACTCCAAATGATGGAtgaaataaataactatatgatgaGTTTGAACCCAGCAGAAGCTAAAACTTATTATAGTTCCGATACTACATGTCAAACAGAGGCGAACAATGACATTTTGACATCAATACATACACCTGAGTTCCTCAAAACAATCAGATGCTCTAGAGTGCCTAACCATGAACTAACACTAAAAGTTGGGACCCCAATCATGTTATTGAGGAAGATAGACCACTCGGCAGGTCTATGCAATGGGACACGGTTGGTTATAACCAACCTTGGGAAGCATATCATAGAGGCAAAATCCTTATCAGGGAATGGTCTTGGGGAGAAGGTGTACATTCCGAGGATGACTCTAACTCCATTTGATAATAGGATACCATTTAGATTTCAAAGAAGACAATTTTCTATAATGGTTTCCTATGCCATGTCAATTAATAAAAGCCAAGGACAATCTTTGTCAAATGTAGGGTTGATACTAAAGAAACCTGTTTTCACACATGGTCAACTATATGTTGCAGTTTCAAGGGTTACACATAGGAGAGGTCTCAAGATTTTGATATGTCATAATGAGCATAAAACTACAGAAATAGACAATGTAGTCTACAAAAAAGTGTTTAGGAACTTGGCATAA